From a single Parcubacteria group bacterium genomic region:
- a CDS encoding transglycosylase SLT domain-containing protein: MKKLFENISPREYANEHQESDAENINLGRRNFIRGTVALGALGLIAGNPITKQLLKHAADTKNDEPAPQLELSDATEKLREQLHESANQQEIRTKNHDVIGKTFRQQIETQDHITLDASTRKAIYRSFLDQYKPGGENYQTGLIAGLQRMQPYFADIYAAFKKYDNMPEELMYLAIAESHFKFDDVSNAGAVGPYQITENTAKLYGLIVNNNYDERRDPVKSAELCARHLQDNRKKFGDDWSINLMDYNGGHTKRYEKNIIESEKVAQTKERFTHDLNPGETLTELAIAYNTSVTLLKNINQLKDSEVRTLHPPRKIKIPQARQAITMDDFNAWLQEQINATIQKTLYDLKHKVKPGETLNEIAQKYHTDPNILALKNNISNPKSIVSGTELTIPTPKEKRTEILLNVLESYKENFNYPERFYAIRDVIVSENLQEKMMRADTKKYHQITIPKTSMKELSYTVPRGGSINGALKYFQNELTKVSSNISPATLKGMLCNTNKITDIHKISAGKTLTLNAPINTPPSLREFASARNIPIDILRNLNPAVLNVNASLPEKITLRIPA, encoded by the coding sequence ATGAAAAAACTATTTGAAAACATTTCACCGCGAGAATATGCCAACGAACATCAGGAATCCGATGCGGAAAATATCAATCTTGGGCGTCGCAACTTCATACGAGGAACGGTGGCACTTGGCGCACTCGGATTGATCGCGGGCAATCCCATCACCAAACAACTGCTCAAACATGCAGCTGACACAAAAAATGATGAGCCCGCTCCTCAATTAGAACTTTCTGATGCTACAGAAAAACTCCGCGAGCAGTTGCACGAATCAGCAAATCAACAAGAGATCCGCACAAAAAATCATGACGTAATCGGCAAAACATTTCGCCAGCAGATCGAAACGCAGGATCATATCACCCTTGATGCGTCCACGCGAAAAGCGATCTATCGATCCTTTCTCGATCAATATAAACCGGGTGGCGAAAATTATCAGACCGGTCTTATCGCAGGCTTGCAACGGATGCAACCGTATTTTGCAGATATTTACGCAGCCTTTAAAAAATATGACAACATGCCGGAAGAACTCATGTATCTCGCAATTGCAGAGTCACATTTCAAGTTTGATGATGTCTCCAATGCCGGCGCTGTCGGACCATATCAAATCACAGAAAATACCGCCAAATTGTATGGTCTGATCGTAAACAACAATTATGACGAGAGACGTGATCCGGTCAAAAGTGCGGAATTATGCGCTAGACATTTGCAGGATAATCGCAAAAAATTCGGTGATGATTGGTCGATCAATCTCATGGATTATAACGGCGGTCACACAAAGCGCTATGAAAAAAACATCATCGAATCCGAAAAAGTCGCCCAAACAAAGGAGCGTTTTACACACGATCTAAACCCCGGTGAAACACTCACGGAACTCGCAATCGCATACAACACATCGGTTACACTCCTCAAAAATATCAACCAACTCAAAGACAGTGAGGTGCGAACACTTCATCCGCCACGAAAGATCAAAATTCCGCAAGCACGTCAAGCAATTACCATGGACGATTTCAACGCATGGTTGCAAGAACAAATCAATGCCACCATACAAAAAACACTGTATGATCTGAAACATAAAGTAAAACCGGGAGAAACACTTAATGAAATTGCGCAAAAATATCATACCGATCCAAACATTCTCGCGCTAAAAAATAATATCTCCAATCCAAAAAGCATTGTCAGTGGCACTGAACTCACCATACCCACACCCAAAGAAAAACGAACGGAAATATTGCTTAATGTCTTAGAGTCCTACAAGGAAAACTTCAATTATCCGGAACGGTTTTATGCCATTCGCGACGTGATCGTATCAGAGAACTTGCAGGAGAAGATGATGCGTGCTGATACAAAAAAATATCATCAAATCACAATCCCAAAAACGAGTATGAAAGAATTGTCCTACACTGTCCCCCGCGGAGGAAGCATTAACGGCGCTTTAAAATATTTCCAGAATGAACTAACGAAAGTATCCAGTAATATATCGCCTGCCACCCTCAAGGGGATGCTTTGCAATACAAACAAAATAACAGATATCCACAAAATCTCTGCTGGAAAAACACTTACATTAAATGCTCCGATCAACACACCGCCATCTCTGCGAGAATTTGCATCAGCACGCAACATTCCCATCGATATATTACGCAATCTCAATCCCGCCGTCTTGAATGTAAACGCCTCTCTTCCGGAAAAAATCACACTGCGCATTCCCGCGTAG
- a CDS encoding alpha/beta fold hydrolase, whose protein sequence is MTEHILKLHKIAKRKKIPENMLQRYHMDINVVNKPFHFKGERDVCVLLIHGWTSTPYEMRVLGEELQSEGIAVDAPLLSGHGTRPQDLENVTWEQWVSDVDKAYKRLRKQYARVYVGGMSMGGNLALHVAKKNTDVSGLILMSTPYKMRYEKIGMVMAHMTQWIFSYKKKYYPRGIQAQPSITQLISYQKYPISSAFEAYKTIKNSLYNIEQITQPVFLIQPAHDHLVARGSIHKIFNKIGSAVKEKRLIKKASHNFMGNGKHKDVFQDVVRFVKRSEQ, encoded by the coding sequence ATGACAGAGCATATATTGAAATTACATAAGATCGCCAAACGTAAAAAAATCCCCGAGAACATGTTGCAGAGATATCACATGGATATCAATGTGGTCAACAAGCCTTTTCACTTTAAGGGTGAGAGGGATGTGTGTGTTTTGTTGATTCATGGGTGGACATCAACACCATATGAGATGCGGGTGCTTGGAGAGGAATTGCAATCGGAGGGGATCGCAGTGGATGCACCGCTTCTTTCAGGGCATGGGACGCGTCCGCAGGATCTGGAAAATGTGACGTGGGAGCAATGGGTGAGTGATGTGGATAAAGCGTATAAGCGTTTGCGCAAGCAATATGCGCGTGTATATGTCGGCGGCATGTCGATGGGTGGCAATCTCGCGCTACATGTTGCAAAAAAGAATACGGATGTAAGCGGTCTCATTTTGATGAGTACGCCGTACAAAATGCGTTATGAAAAAATTGGCATGGTGATGGCGCACATGACGCAATGGATTTTTTCATACAAAAAGAAATATTATCCGCGGGGCATTCAAGCTCAGCCAAGCATCACGCAATTGATCTCTTATCAAAAATATCCGATCAGTAGTGCGTTTGAGGCATACAAGACGATCAAAAACTCTTTGTATAATATTGAGCAGATCACGCAACCGGTCTTCCTCATCCAGCCGGCGCATGATCACCTTGTGGCACGTGGGAGTATTCACAAAATTTTCAACAAGATCGGGTCAGCTGTCAAAGAGAAGCGATTGATCAAAAAAGCAAGTCATAATTTTATGGGCAATGGAAAGCACAAAGATGTGTTTCAGGATGTGGTGCGTTTTGTGAAACGGTCAGAACAATAA
- a CDS encoding sigma-70 family RNA polymerase sigma factor: MEKNQRISITDTDVMEDNEIVAKVQNGEEAFFDCVIKRYEQKIFAYIMRLVKNADEARDLTQIVFIKSLRHIDSFDTNKKFSSWIYRIAHNETMNWFGHNNHNRTVSIDDVNGVATRDFADSADVALEEWFQAELRDELRDALAQLPVHYAEVLRMKYFEDKSYKEIGDILHKPVSSVGTLIRRAKKRLLVIVLQSERL, encoded by the coding sequence ATGGAAAAGAATCAAAGAATTAGCATCACTGACACGGATGTGATGGAGGATAATGAGATCGTGGCAAAGGTGCAAAATGGGGAAGAGGCTTTTTTTGATTGCGTCATTAAACGATATGAACAAAAAATTTTTGCTTATATCATGCGACTTGTCAAAAACGCCGATGAGGCGCGAGATCTCACACAGATCGTTTTTATCAAATCACTTCGTCACATTGATTCTTTTGACACGAATAAAAAGTTTTCATCGTGGATATATCGCATTGCGCATAATGAAACGATGAATTGGTTTGGTCACAACAATCACAATCGAACAGTATCGATTGATGATGTCAATGGTGTTGCTACGCGAGATTTTGCAGATAGTGCCGATGTGGCATTGGAGGAATGGTTTCAAGCAGAATTGCGGGACGAATTGCGGGATGCATTGGCGCAGTTGCCTGTGCATTATGCAGAAGTGTTGCGGATGAAATATTTTGAGGATAAGTCATACAAAGAAATCGGAGACATTCTACATAAACCTGTCAGTAGTGTGGGGACATTGATTCGTCGCGCCAAGAAGCGTTTACTTGTGATCGTGTTGCAATCCGAGCGTTTATAA
- a CDS encoding alpha/beta hydrolase: MFEKKLVQNNAAEKPKKIIEVFSEREKYIPEVGEQLENKRSMDIEINGEKLSIDYRELSVAEKENRDGDPVVLLPGFGSGWEGIAELGFSLACEGRRVILLSLPGYGNSSDPSQEYYKNDHFEHEAQVVQQVIDRVLQGKKAHVIGHSMGSEVMASVAEKYPKNVSSLTLLNPAGVNKEESPIKLATTFLASGAHATMEYNARMFFAGEKDYETGLYAHIDRPKSPFDKERIGQRLAEAEKLTHGHLVKKLNNISAPITYVSGEFDTVYPSGTIDDESSQLHRIVQSVQDSSKIEKSVMARLRHNTTLAPDEITAANIDHYLTVAEQKNEKERKNDGLT, from the coding sequence ATGTTTGAAAAAAAGCTTGTGCAAAATAATGCAGCGGAGAAGCCGAAAAAAATTATAGAAGTTTTTTCAGAGCGAGAAAAATATATTCCGGAGGTCGGAGAACAATTGGAGAATAAGCGATCAATGGATATAGAGATAAACGGGGAAAAATTATCCATTGATTATCGTGAACTTTCTGTTGCAGAAAAGGAAAACCGTGATGGCGATCCCGTGGTGCTTTTACCCGGCTTTGGTTCTGGTTGGGAAGGTATTGCGGAGTTGGGTTTTTCCCTCGCGTGCGAGGGGCGGAGAGTGATACTTCTATCACTTCCGGGATACGGCAATTCCAGTGATCCGTCACAAGAATATTATAAAAATGATCATTTTGAGCATGAGGCGCAGGTTGTACAGCAAGTTATTGATCGTGTTTTGCAGGGCAAGAAGGCGCATGTGATCGGGCATTCGATGGGAAGTGAGGTGATGGCGTCTGTGGCGGAAAAATATCCAAAAAATGTTTCCAGTCTCACATTGCTTAATCCTGCCGGTGTGAATAAAGAAGAAAGTCCCATAAAGCTCGCAACAACATTTCTGGCATCGGGTGCGCATGCAACCATGGAATACAATGCACGCATGTTTTTTGCGGGAGAGAAAGACTATGAAACTGGTTTGTATGCACACATTGATCGTCCAAAGAGTCCGTTTGACAAAGAGCGCATAGGACAGCGCTTGGCAGAAGCGGAAAAGCTAACGCACGGACACTTGGTGAAAAAATTGAACAACATTTCTGCGCCGATCACATATGTTTCCGGAGAATTTGATACGGTATATCCTTCAGGGACAATTGATGATGAGAGTTCGCAACTGCATCGTATTGTGCAGAGTGTGCAAGACAGCAGTAAGATCGAGAAAAGCGTCATGGCACGGTTGCGACACAATACCACACTTGCACCGGATGAGATCACAGCGGCAAATATCGATCATTATTTAACTGTTGCGGAGCAAAAGAATGAAAAAGAGAGAAAAAATGATGGATTGACATAA
- a CDS encoding glycosyltransferase produces MGKTGEKLHIAIFTNNYLPNPYGVSASIESFRQKLITDGHVVYIFAPQWKGGAVVQKEEKNVFRYPSIDVPTKVDFSLVVPYAPKIDAVLEKLQIDIVHAQHPILLGSTARKWAKKKNVPLIFTWHTLYDLYTHYMPFVPQHVSGKVAIHNAVSYANACDHVIVPTPIIYRAIRDFGVVHDRISIIPSGVDEELFADPQGEKIREKYHYTKKDLVLVTVSRLTEEKNVVFLAQSVAEILQKNPHVKFLCAGEGDLLDEMQDIFVQKKVSERVIFAGVVQRSDVKDYLAAGDIFVYASTSETQGTIVTENMYVGKPIIAVGVNGVKDLVEHEINGLETKEDHSFVDAIQRMIDDAELRDRMGRNAARIAREKYTATVCAKKLLATYYAVIEKYHSM; encoded by the coding sequence ATGGGAAAAACGGGAGAAAAACTGCATATTGCGATCTTTACAAACAATTATCTTCCCAATCCGTATGGTGTGAGTGCGTCCATAGAAAGCTTTCGACAGAAGTTGATCACGGATGGGCATGTGGTGTATATATTTGCGCCGCAATGGAAGGGTGGTGCGGTGGTACAAAAAGAGGAAAAAAATGTTTTTCGCTATCCATCCATCGACGTGCCGACAAAAGTGGATTTTTCTTTGGTTGTGCCATATGCGCCAAAGATCGATGCTGTGCTTGAAAAACTGCAAATCGATATTGTGCATGCCCAACACCCGATTCTTTTGGGATCAACGGCAAGAAAATGGGCAAAAAAGAAAAATGTGCCACTGATCTTTACATGGCACACACTGTATGATCTATATACACACTACATGCCTTTTGTCCCACAACATGTATCGGGGAAGGTTGCTATACACAACGCGGTGTCTTATGCGAATGCATGTGACCATGTGATCGTGCCAACTCCAATAATTTATCGTGCGATTAGAGATTTTGGCGTGGTGCATGATCGTATAAGCATCATCCCATCAGGAGTTGATGAAGAACTGTTTGCGGATCCTCAGGGTGAAAAAATACGGGAGAAATATCATTATACAAAAAAAGATCTCGTGTTAGTAACAGTGTCGCGTTTGACAGAAGAAAAGAACGTGGTCTTTTTGGCGCAGAGTGTCGCAGAAATCTTGCAAAAAAATCCACATGTGAAATTTCTCTGTGCGGGAGAAGGCGATCTGCTTGATGAGATGCAGGATATTTTTGTGCAAAAAAAAGTCAGTGAACGAGTAATATTTGCAGGTGTTGTACAGCGCAGTGATGTGAAGGATTATTTGGCTGCGGGGGATATTTTTGTCTATGCGTCCACGTCGGAGACACAGGGGACGATCGTGACAGAAAACATGTATGTGGGTAAACCAATCATTGCCGTAGGTGTGAATGGTGTAAAAGATCTCGTAGAGCATGAGATCAATGGTTTGGAAACAAAAGAAGACCATAGTTTTGTGGATGCAATACAAAGAATGATCGATGATGCAGAATTACGTGATCGAATGGGACGCAATGCGGCGCGTATTGCAAGGGAAAAATATACCGCTACAGTCTGCGCAAAAAAATTGCTTGCAACATATTATGCCGTTATTGAGAAATATCACTCCAT
- a CDS encoding fibronectin type III domain-containing protein — MKIFFNRVFLLLTVFCFFGLMPIANAASGSSGQTLSVTVDNSMHEIPETPTIIRSENITTSSLDLVVEVGSEYANTSLDFIVTIRNTVTGESTTQSYDQDVNASSRTTLPVTGLIPGTVYEFRVQYSRDGQNVYSADSAVHIATTLIDPPVLDSISNVTKSEATLNVVVNPAFVGSSMDFIVEVKNELTGDTYTVQMTRDVTSSSVALNINDLDPGTEYTFRVRYGREGTGDLSGYSNERSEVTDLDAPTIDDINNITTTSMDLVVKVDGAFSGETMDFVVEVTNETTGQKHEVNYTANVSGSNTVTLAVGDLDPNTEYSFRVKYAWENSDNYSGFSSSKSENTIAEEDTTKVEVCHEGNTITIARLSLADHLAHGDTEGPCPVVVPPGGDDIITPGGIIEDVQDMIEGIVSGGSVPAEDLKKEELREAIVPEERKSTFQVAAAVGATAGTIAALAGSAVPLFTAMPGAFSSSIFLKFVELFGIIGRRKEERNWGVVFDSVTRMPIPATKILLTDETGKELATTYSDKDGRFGFLASPGKYFMHIFKKDYELIKDISEDELYGHVYNGGEFEIGGDNIILYNIAMKSLVINWDEYSKKKVRQYKSTLSLVKKYFFMAVYVCGAGATVVVTYFYPTTFNFVVLGIYILLFIYQIFFKKKKYGMIETTGGTPVPFAVVSLHDKDSNEKQRFAVTDSIGRYYLLADNGQYNMKAKGQPVSGVTFEKQGDIHVNDGIVRKDIVV; from the coding sequence ATGAAAATTTTTTTCAACAGAGTGTTTTTATTGTTGACGGTTTTTTGTTTTTTTGGGTTGATGCCCATTGCCAATGCGGCAAGTGGCAGTTCGGGACAAACGCTTAGCGTGACGGTGGATAACTCCATGCATGAAATCCCGGAAACACCGACGATCATTCGATCGGAAAACATCACAACGAGCTCTTTGGATCTTGTTGTGGAGGTTGGAAGTGAATATGCAAATACGAGCCTTGATTTCATCGTGACGATCAGAAATACTGTAACGGGGGAAAGCACAACACAGTCATATGATCAAGATGTCAATGCTAGCTCGCGGACAACATTACCCGTTACTGGGTTAATACCAGGGACAGTGTATGAATTTCGCGTGCAATATTCTCGCGATGGACAAAACGTCTATAGCGCTGATTCTGCCGTGCATATCGCGACAACATTGATCGACCCGCCGGTTCTTGATTCGATTAGTAATGTGACGAAAAGTGAAGCGACATTGAACGTTGTAGTCAATCCTGCTTTTGTTGGTAGCTCCATGGATTTTATTGTGGAAGTAAAGAATGAATTGACAGGAGATACGTATACCGTGCAGATGACGCGTGATGTGACGAGTAGTAGTGTAGCACTCAATATCAATGACTTGGATCCGGGAACAGAATATACATTTCGTGTACGATATGGGCGTGAAGGCACAGGAGATCTCAGTGGGTATTCCAATGAGCGATCGGAGGTAACAGATCTTGACGCTCCTACGATCGATGATATTAACAACATTACAACGACCTCCATGGATCTCGTTGTAAAGGTTGATGGCGCGTTTTCCGGAGAAACAATGGATTTTGTTGTGGAGGTAACAAATGAAACGACGGGGCAAAAACATGAAGTAAATTATACGGCAAACGTGAGCGGAAGTAATACGGTTACGTTGGCAGTTGGTGATCTTGATCCTAATACGGAATATTCCTTCCGTGTAAAATATGCGTGGGAAAATAGCGATAATTATAGCGGGTTTTCTAGTTCTAAAAGTGAAAATACAATAGCAGAAGAAGATACCACCAAAGTAGAAGTTTGTCACGAAGGAAATACAATAACAATTGCGCGACTTTCTCTTGCAGATCATCTTGCGCATGGTGATACCGAGGGGCCGTGTCCTGTTGTTGTGCCACCGGGTGGCGACGATATCATAACGCCAGGAGGAATAATCGAGGATGTACAAGATATGATTGAGGGGATCGTGTCAGGAGGTTCGGTGCCGGCAGAAGATCTCAAAAAAGAAGAATTGCGTGAAGCAATTGTACCGGAGGAGCGAAAAAGCACCTTTCAAGTAGCTGCGGCAGTTGGTGCAACGGCCGGGACAATTGCTGCGCTCGCGGGGTCGGCAGTTCCGTTATTTACGGCAATGCCGGGAGCGTTTAGCAGTTCGATCTTCCTGAAATTTGTGGAACTCTTTGGCATCATTGGACGTCGCAAAGAAGAACGCAATTGGGGTGTTGTTTTTGATAGTGTGACGCGCATGCCGATTCCTGCGACAAAGATCCTTTTGACAGATGAAACAGGAAAAGAGCTTGCAACAACATATTCTGATAAAGATGGACGTTTTGGATTTCTTGCGAGTCCAGGTAAATATTTTATGCACATTTTCAAAAAAGATTACGAATTGATCAAAGATATTTCTGAAGATGAACTATATGGGCATGTATATAATGGTGGGGAGTTTGAGATCGGTGGGGATAATATTATCTTGTATAATATTGCCATGAAATCACTCGTGATCAATTGGGATGAATATTCCAAAAAGAAAGTGCGACAGTACAAATCTACGCTATCATTGGTGAAAAAATACTTCTTTATGGCAGTATATGTCTGTGGTGCAGGTGCGACAGTGGTGGTTACCTATTTTTATCCGACGACGTTTAATTTTGTTGTGCTAGGTATTTATATCCTTCTCTTCATCTATCAGATCTTTTTCAAGAAGAAAAAATATGGCATGATCGAAACAACAGGTGGTACACCGGTACCATTTGCAGTTGTGAGTTTGCATGATAAGGATTCAAACGAAAAGCAGAGATTTGCCGTAACGGACTCCATCGGACGATATTATCTTCTTGCGGATAATGGTCAGTATAATATGAAGGCAAAAGGACAACCTGTGAGTGGCGTGACATTTGAAAAACAGGGCGACATCCACGTTAATGATGGTATCGTGCGCAAAGATATCGTGGTATAA
- a CDS encoding glycosyltransferase family A protein, whose translation METSVIIRTKNEKEYLENVLIMLEQQTYQDFEIIIIDDHSCDETLNIAKKHHCKVIAIPEGRFSHPYSCNLGAEYARGKYLVYLNGHSIPISKKFLEEGLKNFEDKKVAGVYSSVIAHEDGTFTDKILYNISGYTIGMVKYRVRKNRVGLLGTTNAIIRKDLWRQYRFNENINGGWGGEDSDWALHFMNLGYEIIHDPKVKVRHSHHLKFRDFLWQIGNWRKMNMGVDVPEKQRRNI comes from the coding sequence ATGGAAACGAGTGTTATTATTAGAACAAAAAATGAAAAAGAATATTTGGAGAACGTTTTGATAATGCTTGAACAACAGACATATCAGGATTTTGAAATTATTATTATTGATGATCATTCGTGCGACGAAACATTGAACATTGCAAAAAAACATCATTGCAAAGTGATTGCTATTCCAGAAGGTCGATTTTCACATCCGTACTCGTGTAATCTTGGTGCTGAGTATGCGCGGGGAAAATATCTCGTTTATCTTAATGGGCATTCCATTCCTATTTCAAAAAAATTTTTGGAAGAGGGATTGAAAAATTTTGAGGATAAAAAAGTTGCAGGCGTCTACTCGTCTGTCATAGCTCATGAAGATGGCACTTTTACGGACAAAATTCTTTACAATATCTCTGGTTATACCATTGGCATGGTGAAATATAGAGTGCGAAAAAATAGAGTGGGGCTTTTGGGGACAACAAATGCGATCATTAGAAAGGATCTGTGGAGGCAATATAGATTTAATGAAAATATCAATGGAGGTTGGGGTGGCGAGGATTCGGATTGGGCATTACATTTTATGAATTTGGGATATGAGATCATTCATGATCCAAAAGTCAAAGTTCGACACTCTCATCACTTGAAATTTAGAGACTTCCTTTGGCAAATTGGGAATTGGCGGAAGATGAATATGGGCGTAGATGTGCCAGAAAAACAGAGAAGAAATATTTGA
- a CDS encoding DedA family protein, with protein MQFISDYGYLILLPLMIIEGPIVTIIGAFMASLGLLNVWVVLALSIIGDMIGDLLFYGAGYKWGMTFVNRVGKYIGITRKLVLRLEKFFVSHGGKTIFMVKATTGLCWATFVAAGIVKMSLGRFVKFSFYGGILWSGFLVIMGYFFGYLYEQIEQYITYAGWVVLSVAVIVFTAVNLFKKHETEEIFEDVVK; from the coding sequence ATGCAATTTATTTCAGATTATGGATATCTAATCCTACTACCATTGATGATCATCGAGGGGCCGATCGTGACGATCATTGGTGCATTTATGGCATCGCTTGGCTTGCTGAATGTGTGGGTCGTTTTGGCATTATCAATTATTGGGGACATGATCGGAGATTTGCTCTTTTATGGCGCGGGTTATAAATGGGGTATGACGTTTGTAAATCGTGTAGGAAAATATATTGGCATTACGCGCAAGCTGGTTTTGCGTTTGGAAAAGTTCTTTGTTTCACATGGTGGCAAAACGATCTTTATGGTGAAGGCTACAACGGGGTTGTGCTGGGCAACATTTGTAGCTGCAGGTATCGTGAAGATGTCACTGGGTCGTTTTGTGAAGTTTTCTTTTTATGGCGGAATCTTGTGGAGCGGGTTTTTGGTGATCATGGGATATTTCTTTGGGTATCTTTATGAGCAGATCGAACAGTATATTACATATGCAGGCTGGGTCGTTTTGAGTGTTGCGGTCATTGTGTTTACAGCAGTCAATCTCTTCAAAAAACATGAAACGGAAGAAATATTTGAGGATGTTGTAAAATAA